GCTTCGAAGACTGCATTGAATGCGTTCACAGTTCACCTCGCGCATGAGCTCAAGGGAACAAAGATTAAAGTGAACTCCGCGCATCCGGGGTGGGTGAAGACCGATATGGGGACGGATGCTGCTCCTATGGAGATCGCAGACGGAGCGAAGACAGAGGTTGAACTAGCGACTCTTGGTCCGGATGGTCCCACAGGGGGTTACTTCCATCTCGGTGAAGCAATCAGCTGGTAAGCAGGCCGCGCGGCTTTACGTTCTCGCGAATAAATTGAATTGTTGTCTCAAGCGGCGTCCCGGGGCCAAAGATGGCTGCAACGCCGCTTTCTTTCAGGAGAGGGAAGTCTTCCTGCGGGATGGTTCCACCGACCACAAGAAGAATGTCGTCTGCGCGTTGCGCGTGAAGTAGGTCTCGAATGCGCGGGACAATGGCGTTGTGTGCGCCGGAGAGGATCGAGAGGCCGATACAGTCCACGTCTTCCTGGATGGCCGCAGAGACGATTTTCTCCGGTGTTTGTCGTAGACCCGTGTAGATGACTTCCATTCCTGCATCACGAAGGGCTCGTGCGATCACCTTGGCCCCACGGTCGTGACCGTCGAGGCCCGGCTTTGCAACGAGAACGCGAATCGGCGGTTTTGCCATGCGCCGCGAGTATACGTTCTCGAACCTGCTTAACGGAACTCCGTTCGTCCAGCTATTTTGCGGGCTCGCTCCCAGCAGGGAGAAATTGGATCGTTTTGTCGGAGCTGGCCAGATCGGCAACAGAGAGATAGACCAGTCGCGCGATTTTCGTCAGCTTGGGATAGTTGATGCGATCCCAGGTGTCGTTCTCGGTGTGGTAGTCCGGGTGCAGGCCGGTCTGGAACTCGACTTGGGGGATGTGCAGTGTGGCGAACCAGAAATGATCACTGCGCGACCAGAGCGAGTCGGGATCGACGGTATCCATTTTGTAATCGAGCTTCAGGCCTGCCTGTTGATTTTCGTGATCGATGATCCGGCGTAGCGCAGGGTTGTAGCGCGTTCCAAGAACATTGACCATGTTGACGTTGCGATCCGCTGGTGTCGGCCAGTTCGCATCGTCTTCATTGCGGCCGATCATGTCGAGGTTCAGCGTTGCGACAGTCTGGTTCAGCGGAACGACAGGGTGGGTCACGTAATAGTAAGAGCCCAGGAAAATTCGCTCTTCGGCATCATAGGCGAGGAACAGAATACTGCGTTTCGGTTGAACTTTGCCTTTGGTGAATGCTCGCGCTACGGAGAGCATTCCGGAAACGCCCGAGGCATTATCGTCAGCGCCATGATAGATATGCCCGTTGGAAGTTCCCATGTGATCGTGGTGTGCAGTCAGAATGATGGTCTGGGCCTTCAGTTTTGGGTCAGATCCCTCGAGCAAAGCCACAACATTTCGACCCTTATGTGCTTCGATTCCTGTGTAAGTCTTCGAGACGCAAGCGGAACTCTTTGGCAAATCAAACGAGCTCGGTTGTAAGGAGCGATCGATTGCGGCTTGAAGACTATCGGCAGTTTTTCCGTTAGGTGCGAGAAGCTGATCGGCGATCTCCCGCTTGATGATGAAGACAGGAATGTCCCACATCTCGCCTGCTAGTGCGTATGACGGCTCTCCAGTAGGACGTGGTGATGTCGGAGGAATCGGCTTTACATCGCGAGGAATACGATCCTGAACGATGAGGATGCCGGCCGCCCCACGCTTTCGCAGCTCTTCGACTTTGTGCCAATTGAAAGCGTGGTAACTGTCCCAGGTCCCCATGAGCCTTGAATTGGGGTCGTTGGCTTGCGGCTCACGAGTGAAGACCATAGCAATCTTTCCCTTGAGGTCGATTCCTGCGAGATCGTCGTAGTGGAACTCCGGCGCGCTGATTCCATAACCGGCGAACGCGAGTTGGCCGCATGCTTCTGTATTGCGCAGACTCTGGCGAGCGAGCTGAAAGTCGTGGCCGAGTGAATAGCGATGTTCTTTCCCTTCGATGGTTGTAGTCAGCGTGGTACGTTCGGCATCCGGCCTGCCAGTCAGGATCTCCATGTTCTGGAAGAAGGTCCCGTTGTCTCCCATGGGCTTGAGGCCGAGGCGCAGGAATTCGGAGGCGATGTAGTCGGTCGCGATGTGGTCTTCCAGGCTGCCGCTGTTACGGCCAGCAAGATTATCCGAGGCAAGAAAGTAGATGTCGGCCTTGAGGTCGTTCGGTTGGATGAGATCGGCAGCCGCGTTGATGGTCTTGCTGGTTTGTGCGGAGAGCGGAACGGTGAGCAGGAGAAGACAAAGGAAAGGACGCGAGAACATCCGTCCTTTGTAGCATGGCTTGGCGAATCAGTCTTCGGACAAGGTTGTCTGCCAGGCTTTGGCGTACTTCCAGCTCGTATATGTGGAGTGATAGAGGTGCAGCAGAAAACCTTCGCGGCCGTCGAGAAAGCCGAAACGGAAGATGAAGTTCCAGAGGAAGGTGAAGAGGGGAATAATGGCGACGTTATAGAGAAAACTCCACAAGGAGCGACTGGTTTTCCCTTTCGAGACGATGATCTCGGCTCCGAGCGTGCTGTATCGATCCATGTGTTCGATGTAGCTCTCAATTGTGGGGTAGGCGTGGTGGATGAGATCGTGGTGGAGTGTGTCGAGCGTTCCATCGAAGGCAATTGTCTCGTGCACAGGCCGCTCGGTGAAACGGGCAGGCGGTGCAAAGTTGGCCGTGTGACGACGGAAGAGGCGCAGCTTGGGATCGGGATAGTAGCCGCCGTAGCGAATCCATCGCTTAAGGAAGAGATTGCGGCGACGGATCATATAGGCATCGGCCGCGGGCTTACCGCGCAGAAGTTTTCGAATCTCCTGCTGAAGCTCGAGAGACAACTCCTCATCGGCGTCGAGGGAAAGGATCCATGTGCCGGTGCACTTTTCGATGGCCGAGTTTTTCTGAATGGCGAAGCCTTTCCAGGGTTCCAGAAAGACCTTTGCGCCAAAGTTTCGCGCGATCTCGAGGGTGCGATCGGTAGAACCGGAGTCGATGACGATGATTTCATCGGCGAACTGCACGCTGGATAGAGTGCGGGCCAGGTTGGCTTCTTCGTTCTGCGTGATGACAGCAATCGAAAGCGTCTGGCGAATCGGGAGCTCCGCCGATTGATTTTGATCAGACAGAGGCTGTTCCGCAACTCCATCAATGGAGGTGCGGGAGGGGGATTGCGACGGAGCTTCGTGATCGAGGTTCAATAGTGGGATTGTGCCACATCCATTCCGCTTGTCTATCCCCTGAAGCATAAAAATCTCCTCCCTCTTTCGTGGAGTTGATCAGGAGAGCGAGATCGAAGTGTCCCCCAGATGCTCCTGCAGGAGTCTCTGGGTAAGGGTCTTGAGATTCTCGCCGGTCTTGGGGAGAACGAAGGCGCGGGCTTCGTCCGACCATTCCAGTTTGAAACTGGTGGTGAGGGCGGAGATCCAGATCTGGCGGACCGGAGTATTGGGGGTAAAGACGAATTTACTGTCGTCGTGCTCGAAGACGACGTTGAGGACGCCGTTTTTTTCTTCGGTTTCAAAGGGAATCTCGTCTGCCTCGCTTTGTTCTTCTGCCCGGATGAGGGACTGTTTCAGAGCATCGAGAGCTTGGTCGGATTCGCGGCGGAAGGTGGCTTCGTCGAGCATACAGATAGTGTAGCGGTTTAGATTTTCGGCGGATTGAGTAAAATCGAGGGATCATAAAGCTGGAAGAAGGATTCCAGTAGCTGAATACCTCCACAACATAAACGGGATAGAAGGAGCTTTTTTGCGCAGAGTTCTATTGCCGTTTGTTTTTCTGGTCCTGTCGTTGACTGCTTACGGTCAGGACGGGTTTATCCGAAATTTGGCCGCCCAGTGGGAGGCGCGCGCGACCAGGACTCAGGCTGCTCAACCGAAGTGGAGCGTGCCGATGTTTTCTCCTTTTCCCATGGTGGCGCAGGTCTATCGAGCAGACTTTATCCGCCAGCGTACCGCCGCAGGTAAGAGCAACTGGAACATGGGCGGCGGCAAGGGATTCAACCTGATTCCGGCGAAGAATACGCAGGTCGATATCTTTGTGCCGGGCTACATGATACGTGGCGATGGTGGCCAGGACGGGTTCGGCGACATGATCCTGCTGGGCAAGTACCGGTTCCTCTCCAAGACGGAGAAACAAGGGAACTACATTCTAAGCGGGCAGCTTTCGTGGCACATCCCTACAGGGAGTTACAAGAACGGCGCTCCGGCTGCTTCGTTTACACCGACACTGGTTGGAGGGAAGGGGTTTGGCAAGCTAGCCCTCATGAGTTCGGTTGGTGGCAGTCTACCGACCTCACAGACCTCGACTACTGGAAGGGCGATCCACTGGAACTCGGTTGTGCAGTACAAGGTGGGGCGCTATTTTTCTCCTCAACTGGAGATCAACACTACCAGCCACATTGGCGGCAGTCGTGACGGGAAGACGCAGACGTTCCTGTCGCCTGGAATCATGGTTGGTAAATTGCCGATCCGATCGATAGACAACAGCCGGTTAGGGGTTACGGTCGGGGCCGGGTTTCAAATTGCGACGACCGGCTTCCACACCTATAACCATGCTCTTGCTACCAGCGTGAGGTTTGTGTTCTAGAGATCTTCCCCCCCCGGCCATTTTGGTGCAAAGTATTCTATTCATATAACTTAAGTTGGTACTTCATATACAGAAAGCCCCGGAAGAGTCTCCGGGGCTTTTCTGTGCTGATTTAAGAATATCAGGATGAAGGGTGCTGTTCTGCATCGTAGATGTGGCTTGGTTTGTATGGGTTAGACGGATTTTGGGCTTGACAGGGATTTTAGGGGAGGCCGCTACGCGATGCTTCGCTCAGGACGACGTGGAAGAGGAGATCTGATTTCGGTCTATTTCGACTGTTCTTGGGGGTGAGGGTTCGAGCTGCGCTCGAATGTCCCCACACATGCCTGAGGCATGTATGGGACACCCGACTTGACTGAGACCTTGGAGAGAAACAAAACAAATTCGGGTATTTCTCCACTCCGGCCTGTGGTCTCCGGTCGAAATGACACTTCAGTGGGGTGCGTGGGAATAGTTCGCACTGATGCGCGAATGGCCCACTTTGGTCTCGTATCGACTTGCGTCATCCGTACCGAAGATGGAGTCCCCGGGAGTGGTGTTAGGCTGCTAGGTAGCAGGTCTGCTTAAGATGGTTTCTGGCGAGCTCAAGGATCGCGCGGAAGCACTCGAACCGGAAGTGTCAGGAGCTGCCTTCTGGCGGCTGTCTGATCTCTGGAGCTCTCACTGTAGCTTGTTGCGGTTCCGCGCGAAAGCCGACCGTTTAAAGAAACAAACCCCTTTCCTATCAATCCGTATCCGTGCGGTGAATCTTAAGCTCGCTATACCTTTTTGCGACGATTCAGTATTGTGCCTATCGAGCAAACCGCAGATCCTTCGGCTTCCCCTTCGACTCGCTACGCTCGCTCAGGGGCCGCTCAGGATGACACATTTATGGCAATCATTTCAGACTCAGAACCCTAGCTTCTTTTGGCAGTTAAAGGCTTGCGCTGGGGCGTTCGTACTTTCTTCTCCGCTTTTGCCCGTGGTTCATTTTTGCAGGAATTCCAGGAGATGCTCATGAGTCCTTATGCGGCCTATCCGCATCGCAAGCCCTCCCTTCAGGGGCTTGGAGATTTCACCACCACTGTGAGGGTGATCCCGATCTCGCTGATTGCGATCGTAGTTGGTGTGATAAGCACGTTTGTGGCCTGGGTACTGTTCAAGCTGATCGGATTTTTTACGAATCTTGCTTATTACCATCGATTGGATACCTCCTTTGCTTCTCCTGCGGGAAATCAACTGGGCGTTTATGCCGTCCTAGTGCCGGTTGTCGGATCGATCATTGTGGGTCTGATGGCGCGCTATGGTTCCGAGCGTATCCGAGGCCACGGGATTCCGGAGGCGATCGAGTCGATCCTGATGAACGGAAGCCGCGTTCAACCGCGACTGGCGATTTTGAAGCCATTGTCTGCTGCGATAGCAATCGGGACGGGCGGCCCGTTTGGAGCCGAGGGGCCGATCATTATGACGGGTGGCGCCTTCGGCTCAATGATCAGCCAATTTTTCCACTTTACGAGCGTGGAGCGTCGCACCTTGCTGGTGGCGGGCGCATGCGCCGGTATGTCAGCGACTTTTGCGGCTCCGCTGGCTTCGGTGCTGATAGGCGTGGAACTACTGTTGTTTGAATGGAAGCCACGC
This portion of the Edaphobacter sp. 4G125 genome encodes:
- a CDS encoding cobalamin B12-binding domain-containing protein — encoded protein: MAKPPIRVLVAKPGLDGHDRGAKVIARALRDAGMEVIYTGLRQTPEKIVSAAIQEDVDCIGLSILSGAHNAIVPRIRDLLHAQRADDILLVVGGTIPQEDFPLLKESGVAAIFGPGTPLETTIQFIRENVKPRGLLTS
- a CDS encoding M28 family peptidase, yielding MFSRPFLCLLLLTVPLSAQTSKTINAAADLIQPNDLKADIYFLASDNLAGRNSGSLEDHIATDYIASEFLRLGLKPMGDNGTFFQNMEILTGRPDAERTTLTTTIEGKEHRYSLGHDFQLARQSLRNTEACGQLAFAGYGISAPEFHYDDLAGIDLKGKIAMVFTREPQANDPNSRLMGTWDSYHAFNWHKVEELRKRGAAGILIVQDRIPRDVKPIPPTSPRPTGEPSYALAGEMWDIPVFIIKREIADQLLAPNGKTADSLQAAIDRSLQPSSFDLPKSSACVSKTYTGIEAHKGRNVVALLEGSDPKLKAQTIILTAHHDHMGTSNGHIYHGADDNASGVSGMLSVARAFTKGKVQPKRSILFLAYDAEERIFLGSYYYVTHPVVPLNQTVATLNLDMIGRNEDDANWPTPADRNVNMVNVLGTRYNPALRRIIDHENQQAGLKLDYKMDTVDPDSLWSRSDHFWFATLHIPQVEFQTGLHPDYHTENDTWDRINYPKLTKIARLVYLSVADLASSDKTIQFLPAGSEPAK
- a CDS encoding glycosyltransferase family 2 protein, with amino-acid sequence MLQGIDKRNGCGTIPLLNLDHEAPSQSPSRTSIDGVAEQPLSDQNQSAELPIRQTLSIAVITQNEEANLARTLSSVQFADEIIVIDSGSTDRTLEIARNFGAKVFLEPWKGFAIQKNSAIEKCTGTWILSLDADEELSLELQQEIRKLLRGKPAADAYMIRRRNLFLKRWIRYGGYYPDPKLRLFRRHTANFAPPARFTERPVHETIAFDGTLDTLHHDLIHHAYPTIESYIEHMDRYSTLGAEIIVSKGKTSRSLWSFLYNVAIIPLFTFLWNFIFRFGFLDGREGFLLHLYHSTYTSWKYAKAWQTTLSED
- the cyaY gene encoding iron donor protein CyaY — its product is MLDEATFRRESDQALDALKQSLIRAEEQSEADEIPFETEEKNGVLNVVFEHDDSKFVFTPNTPVRQIWISALTTSFKLEWSDEARAFVLPKTGENLKTLTQRLLQEHLGDTSISLS